A stretch of Saccharothrix texasensis DNA encodes these proteins:
- a CDS encoding GAF and ANTAR domain-containing protein, producing the protein MARYTTSRLAQVSRWIAEKAADLGTPVSVGALCQAAVARLGVSGAVLTVDTSGWPEVRCATDALGERLTELQVTVGEGPAVDVWRGGGPALVADLDAPSSQARWPMFAPLAVEAGAASLFALPLCVGAIRVGVLSLYRLDVGHLDATTLTDSLAFAELALRLLLDEQADLNSADVTEDGLPLHNPHVHQATGMVAAQLDLGMADAFAHLRARAFAEQVPLSGLAADVVARRRRFDRDEGQP; encoded by the coding sequence ATGGCCCGGTACACCACCAGTCGGTTGGCGCAGGTGAGTCGCTGGATCGCGGAGAAGGCCGCCGACCTGGGCACGCCCGTCTCGGTCGGAGCCCTCTGCCAGGCCGCCGTCGCGCGGTTGGGTGTCAGCGGCGCTGTGCTCACCGTGGACACCTCCGGCTGGCCGGAGGTCAGGTGCGCCACGGACGCGCTGGGTGAACGGCTGACCGAGTTGCAGGTGACGGTGGGCGAAGGACCGGCCGTGGACGTCTGGCGCGGGGGCGGACCGGCGCTCGTCGCCGACCTCGACGCCCCGTCCAGCCAGGCCCGGTGGCCGATGTTCGCGCCGCTGGCCGTCGAAGCCGGAGCGGCTTCGCTGTTCGCGCTGCCGCTGTGCGTCGGCGCGATCCGGGTCGGGGTGCTGTCGCTGTACCGGCTCGACGTGGGACACCTCGACGCCACGACGCTCACCGACTCGTTGGCGTTCGCGGAACTGGCCCTGCGGCTGCTGCTGGACGAGCAGGCCGACCTGAACTCGGCGGACGTCACCGAGGACGGCCTCCCCCTGCACAACCCCCACGTGCACCAGGCCACCGGGATGGTCGCGGCGCAACTGGACCTGGGGATGGCCGACGCGTTCGCCCACCTGCGCGCCCGGGCGTTCGCCGAGCAGGTGCCGCTGAGCGGGCTGGCGGCCGATGTCGTAGCCCGCCGACGGCGATTCGACCGTGACGAAGGACAACCGTGA